In Oenanthe melanoleuca isolate GR-GAL-2019-014 chromosome 8, OMel1.0, whole genome shotgun sequence, a single genomic region encodes these proteins:
- the LOC130256024 gene encoding pancreatic alpha-amylase — MQVLLLLLAAAGLCWGQYNPNTLPKRNSIVHLFEWRWQDIALECERYLAPNGFGGVQVSPPNENIVITNPNRPWWERYQPVSYKLCTRSGNEEEFRDMVTRCNNVGVHIYVDAVVNHMCGAAGGSGTHSTCGSYFNAGNRDFPAVPYSGWDFNDGKCHSGSGEIENYGDIYQVRDCRLVSLLDLALEKDYVRSKVAEYLNHLIDIGVAGFRLDAAKHMWPGDIRAFLDKLNDLNIQWFPKGTKPFIYQEVIDLGGEPIKGSDYFGNGRVTEFKYGAKLGTVIRKWNGEKMAYLKNWGEGWGFVPSDRALVFVDNHDNQRGHGAGGSAILTFWDARLYKMASGFMLAHPYGFTRVMSSFRWPRYFENGKDINDWVGPPSNEDGSIKPVTINEDTTCGNGWVCEHRWRQIKNMVIFRNVVDGEPFSNWWDNGSNQVAFGRGNKGFIIFNNDDWNMNVYVQTGLPAGTYCDVISGQKENGKCTGKQVFVSGDGMANFQINTDAEDPFIAIHVDAKL; from the exons ATGCAggtcctcctcctcctcctggcagctgcagggctgtgctgggggcagtaCAACCCCAACACCCTCCCTAAGAGAAACTCCATTGTGCATCTCTTTGAGTGGCGCTGGCAGGACATTGCTCTGGAGTGTGAGCGCTACTTGGCCCCTAATGGATTTGGAGGAGTTCAG GTTTCACCTCCAAATGAAAACATTGTCATTACTAACCCGAACAGACCCTGGTGGGAAAGATACCAGCCCGTTAGCTACAAGCTCTGCACTCGATCAGGAAATGAGGAGGAATTCAGAGACATGGTGACCAGATGCAACAATGTTGGA gtTCATATCTATGTGGATGCTGTGGTCAACCATATgtgtggggctgctggtggctcaggTACTCATTCTACCTGTGGAAGCTACTTTAATGCTGGAAACAGAGACTTTCCAGCTGTACCATACTCTGGCTGGGATTTCAATGATGGCAAATGTCACTCTGGAAGTGGAGAAATTGAAAATTATGGTGATATATATCAG gtcCGTGACTGCCGCTTGGTCAGCCTGCTGGATCTGGCCCTGGAGAAGGACTACGTGCGCTCAAAGGTTGCAGAGTACCTGAACCATCTCATTGACATTGGTGTAGCAGGATTCCGACTTGATGCTGCCAAGCACATGTGGCCTGGGGACATAAGAGCATTTCTGGACAAGCTGAATGATCTAAATATTCAGTGGTTTCCGAAAGGAACTAAACCTTTCATTTATCAGGAG GTAATTGACTTGGGTGGAGAGCCCATCAAAGGCAGTGACTATTTTGGAAATGGCCGAGTGACAGAATTCAAATACGGTGCCAAACTGGGGACAGTGATCCGCAAGTGGAACGGAGAAAAGATGGCCTACTTAAA GAACTGGGGAGAAGGCTGGGGCTTTGTGCCTTCCGACAGAGCCCTGGTCTTTGTGGATAATCACGACAACCAGAGAGGACACGGGGCCGGTGGATCTGCTATTCTGACCTTCTGGGATGCCAG GCTCTATAAAATGGCATCTGGTTTCATGCTTGCCCATCCGTATGGGTTCACACGTGTGATGTCGAGTTTTCGCTGGCCAAGATATTTTGAGAATGGAAAG GACATCAATGACTGGGTTGGGCCCCCAAGTAACGAGGATGGCTCCATAAAGCCTGTCACAATCAACGAGGACACGACCTGTGGCAACGGCTGGGTCTGTGAGCATCGCTGGCGCCAAATCAA GAACATGGTTATCTTCCGTAATGTGGTGGATGGTGAGCCTTTCTCCAACTGGTGGGACAATGGCAGCAACCAAGTGGCTTTTGGCCGTGGTAACAAAGGCTTCATCATCTTCAATAATGATGACTG GAATATGAATGTCTATGTACAAACTGGACTGCCTGCTGGTACCTACTGTGATGTTATTTCTGGACAAAAAGAGAACGGCAAATGTACTGGAAAGCAGGTGTTTGTTTCTGGTGATGGAATGGCTAATTTCCAGATTAACACTGATGCTGAAGATCCATTTATTGCAATTCATGTTGATGCCAAATTGTAA
- the LOC130256025 gene encoding pancreatic alpha-amylase-like, with the protein MGIYFLLLIVGLCWGQYHPNTLPRRTSIVHLFEWRWQDIALECERYLAPNGFGGVQISPPNENVIITDPKQPWWERYQPISYKLCTRSGNETEFRDMVTRCNNVGVHIYVDAVINHMCGANAGAGDHATCGSYFNAKTEDFPAVPYSGWDFNDRKCKSRSGNIENYQDISQVRDCRLVSLLDLALGEERVRSRVAAYLNRLLAAGAAGFRIDAAKHLWPADLRAVLDRLKHLDTRWFPAGTKPFIYQEVIDLGGEPIKGSDYFGNGRVTEFKYGAKLGTVIRKWNGEKMAYLKNWGEGWGFVPSDRALVFVDNHDNQRGHGAGGSAILTFWDARLYKMASGFMLAHPYGFTRVMSSFRWPRYFENGKDINDWVGPPSNEDGSIKPVTINEDTTCGNGWVCEHRWRQIKNMVIFRNVVDGEPFSNWWDNGSNQVAFGRGNKGFIIFNNDDWSLNVSLQTGLPAGTYCDVISGQKEGDFCTAVQVHVAADGMANFLIDNEDEDPFIAIHVDAKL; encoded by the exons ATGGGGATCTATTTTCTGCTGTTAATTgtagggctgtgctgggggcagtaCCACCCCAACACCCTCCCTAGGAGAACCTCCATTGTGCATCTCTTTGAGTGGCGCTGGCAGGACATTGCTCTGGAGTGTGAGCGCTACTTGGCCCCTAATGGATTTGGAGGAGTTCAG ATTTCACCTCCCAATGAAAATGTTATCATTACTGACCCCAAACAACCATGGTGGGAAAGATACCAGCCTATCAGCTACAAGCTGTGCACAAGATCTGGCAATGAAACTGAATTTAGAGACATGGTGACCAGGTGCAACAATGTTGGA GTGCACATTTATGTGGATGCAGTGATCAACCATATGTGTGGAGCTAATGCTGGGGCTGGTGACCATGCTACTTGTGGAAGCTACTTCAATGCAAAAACTGAAgatttcccagctgtgccctaTTCTGGCTGGGACTTTAATGATCGTAAATGTAAATCCAGAAGTGGAAACATTGAGAATTATCAGGATATATCTCAG GTGCGGGACTGCCGCCTGGTCAGCCTGCTGGACCTGGCCCTGGGGGAGGAGCGGGTGCGCTCCCGCGTCGCCGCCTACCTGAACCGCCTGCTGGCCGCGGGCGCCGCCGGCTTCCGCATCGACGCTGCCAAGCACCTGTGGCCTGCCGACCTCAGGGCCGTCTTGGACAGGCTGAAACATCTCGATACTCGGTGGTTTCCTGCAGGGACTAAACCTTTCATTTACCAGGAg GTAATTGATTTGGGTGGAGAGCCCATCAAAGGCAGTGACTATTTTGGAAATGGCCGAGTGACAGAATTCAAATACGGTGCCAAACTGGGGACAGTGATCCGCAAGTGGAACGGAGAAAAGATGGCCTACTTAAA GAACTGGGGAGAAGGCTGGGGTTTTGTGCCTTCAGACAGAGCCCTGGTCTTTGTGGATAATCACGACAACCAGAGAGGACATGGGGCCGGTGGATCTGCTATTCTGACCTTCTGGGATGCCAG GCTCTATAAAATGGCATCTGGTTTCATGCTTGCCCATCCGTATGGGTTCACACGTGTGATGTCGAGTTTTCGCTGGCCAAGATATTTTGAGAATGGAAAG GACATCAATGACTGGGTTGGGCCCCCAAGTAACGAGGATGGCTCCATAAAGCCTGTCACAATCAACGAGGACACGACCTGTGGCAACGGCTGGGTCTGTGAGCATCGCTGGCGCCAAATCAA GAACATGGTTATCTTCCGTAATGTGGTGGATGGTGAGCCTTTCTCCAACTGGTGGGACAATGGCAGCAACCAAGTGGCTTTTGGCCGTGGTAACAAAGGCTTCATCATCTTCAATAATGATGACTG GTCCTTGAATGTGTCTCTGCAGACTGGTCTGCCTGCTGGCACTTACTGCGATGTCATTTCTGGGCAAAAGGAAGGTGACTTCTGTACAGCAGTCCAAGTTCATGTTGCTGCTGATGGCATGGCTAATTTCCTGATTGACAATGAAGATGAAGACCCATTCATTGCAATTCATGTTGATGCTAAATTGTAA